The proteins below are encoded in one region of Aequorivita iocasae:
- the fbaA gene encoding class II fructose-bisphosphate aldolase: MSHGIVPGVATGKEVQKIHKYAKEKGFAMPAVNVVGSDSVNAVMETAAALNSPVIIQFSNGGAHFNAGKGLSNENERAAIAGGVAGAKHIHELAKLYGATVILHTDHCAKKLLPWIDGLLDAGEKFYKETGKPLYSSHMIDLSEEPIEENIEICKRYLERMSKIGMTLEIELGITGGEEDGVDNTDVDSSKLYTQPEEVAYAYEELSKISDQFTIAAAFGNVHGVYKPGNVKLTPVILKNSQEYVQKKFNTGHNPIDFVFHGGSGSTLEEIREAISYGVIKMNIDTDMQFAFTEGVRNYMVNNLEYLKTQIGNPEGDDLPNKKYYDPRKWLREGEITFRKRLEKAFEDLNNVNTL, translated from the coding sequence ATGAGCCACGGAATTGTACCCGGTGTAGCAACCGGAAAAGAAGTTCAAAAAATACATAAATACGCAAAAGAGAAAGGTTTTGCTATGCCAGCAGTAAATGTTGTGGGTTCTGATAGCGTTAATGCCGTTATGGAAACTGCTGCCGCACTAAATTCCCCCGTTATTATTCAGTTTTCAAACGGCGGAGCACATTTTAATGCAGGTAAAGGACTTTCGAATGAAAACGAAAGAGCTGCAATAGCGGGAGGTGTTGCCGGGGCAAAACACATTCATGAACTTGCAAAGCTCTATGGCGCCACGGTAATACTTCACACAGATCATTGTGCAAAAAAATTACTTCCTTGGATTGACGGCTTGCTGGATGCAGGTGAAAAATTTTACAAAGAAACCGGAAAACCCCTATACAGTTCGCATATGATAGATCTTTCCGAAGAACCTATCGAAGAAAATATTGAAATCTGCAAACGTTATTTGGAACGCATGAGCAAAATAGGGATGACACTAGAAATAGAGCTTGGAATCACAGGTGGTGAAGAGGACGGCGTGGATAATACCGATGTAGATTCATCAAAACTATACACCCAACCCGAAGAGGTTGCTTATGCTTACGAAGAGCTTTCAAAAATAAGCGACCAATTTACCATAGCTGCGGCCTTTGGGAATGTGCATGGGGTGTACAAACCCGGAAACGTAAAGCTGACTCCCGTTATTCTTAAAAATTCTCAGGAATATGTTCAGAAAAAATTCAATACTGGCCATAACCCGATAGATTTTGTTTTCCACGGCGGAAGTGGTTCTACTTTGGAAGAAATTCGCGAAGCCATTAGCTACGGCGTAATAAAAATGAATATTGACACCGATATGCAATTTGCTTTTACAGAAGGTGTACGCAACTATATGGTGAATAATCTGGAGTATTTAAAAACTCAGATCGGGAATCCCGAAGGCGATGACCTTCCAAATAAAAAATATTACGATCCACGAAAATGGCTTCGCGAAGGCGAAATCACATTCAGAAAAAGACTTGAAAAAGCTTTTGAAGATTTGAACAACGTCAATACGCTATAA
- the accD gene encoding acetyl-CoA carboxylase, carboxyltransferase subunit beta: protein MPWFKRTKKGIQTPTEEKKDVPKGLWYKSPTGKIVDSEELEKNFYVSPEDGYHVRIGSKEYFEILFDDNKFKELDKNLTSQDTLRFEDKKKYTDRLKEAQDKTGLKDAIRCAVGKSMGADLVVACMDFSFIGGSMGSVVGEKIARAADYSLQKKIPLLIISKSGGARMMEAALSLMQLAKTSVKLAQLSDARIPYISLCTDPTTGGTTASFAMLGDINISEPGALIGFAGPRVVRDTTGKELPEGFQTAEFLLEHGFLDFITHRRDLKRKINLYLDLVLNRPLREKTA from the coding sequence ATGCCTTGGTTTAAAAGAACAAAAAAGGGAATTCAAACCCCAACCGAAGAAAAAAAGGACGTACCAAAAGGATTATGGTACAAATCGCCCACCGGAAAAATTGTTGATAGCGAAGAGCTTGAAAAGAATTTTTACGTAAGTCCCGAAGATGGGTATCACGTACGCATAGGAAGTAAAGAATACTTTGAAATCCTTTTTGACGATAACAAATTTAAGGAGCTTGATAAAAACCTTACGTCCCAAGACACCTTAAGGTTTGAGGACAAAAAGAAATATACCGATAGGCTTAAGGAAGCCCAAGATAAAACTGGACTTAAAGATGCTATTCGGTGTGCCGTTGGAAAATCCATGGGAGCAGATTTGGTAGTTGCCTGTATGGACTTTAGCTTTATTGGAGGTTCTATGGGAAGCGTTGTAGGCGAAAAAATTGCACGTGCTGCTGACTATTCTCTTCAAAAGAAAATACCTTTGCTAATAATTTCAAAAAGCGGCGGCGCCAGAATGATGGAAGCTGCCCTTTCACTGATGCAACTTGCCAAAACAAGTGTAAAACTTGCTCAGTTAAGCGATGCTAGAATTCCTTACATTTCATTGTGCACAGACCCAACCACAGGAGGAACGACCGCATCATTTGCTATGTTAGGAGATATAAATATTAGCGAGCCTGGAGCCTTAATAGGTTTTGCAGGACCACGCGTAGTTCGTGATACTACAGGAAAAGAACTACCTGAAGGTTTCCAAACTGCTGAATTTTTATTAGAGCACGGCTTCCTCGATTTTATTACCCACCGCCGCGATCTCAAAAGAAAAATAAATCTTTATCTCGATTTGGTTTTGAATAGACCACTTCGTGAAAAAACCGCATAA